Within the Tenrec ecaudatus isolate mTenEca1 chromosome 7, mTenEca1.hap1, whole genome shotgun sequence genome, the region TAGACAGTAATAACGGACTgtgttgggagggggaggggggaaagcagGTGTAAGCTCACTTGGGTGGTCAAGAAAGAGAGATGTAGACtaggacttgggggtgggggagtggtcaGCCAGTGCAATGGGGGCAGTGTGCCTGGTGAGTTCAAGGAACAGCAAGAAGTGAttatcttttcattaaaaaagaagaaaagaaaaaagaagtgatTATCATTTGGAGcataggaggtgggggaaggggagcaggCATTGAGGCTAGAGTGGTTCTGGGGGCCAATTTCAAAGAGCCTGTGGGTCACTGGAGGGAACTGGGGGTTTTTGGAGGACTTTGAGCCCAGTGGGGCCTGATGTGGCTTGGGCAACGCGTTCCATGGTCTACTCCACATGTCGTGCAGACAACAAGCAGTGGGAGTGGGGCGAGGGTAGACGGggaaggctgtggggctgctGTCCTCTGGGGAAGAGATGATGTGGTTGGCGACAGTATAAGGATCCCGAGTGATTTGCTCAGCCATGCAGTCTAGCGGCAGCTCATCCATGCCTGAAGAATGAGGGGTTCCCCTTCTTTCACAAGCTGTGCTTGAGGCTCTTGGGAGTTGTGGGAGCGAGGGCAGCTTTCCAACAGAAATAGCAATCTGACTCTGTGTTTTAAATGGACATTTAATTcaacaagagaaagatgtggcatacACAATGAAAGTTAAGAGAGGAGTGAAGAATTTCTGGATAATTCAGTCATCAAGTTCAGACCTGCATCTCTGGTGGTTTCTGGTCATTCTGCAGTCCTGTTCTGTGACAGGATCAAGCTAGTGCTGCAATTCTCAAGGCCCTATCCATGGACTCCGGTCGTAGTTAGCTGCCATATGTTAGCCCCGATCCATGGTGAACACATCAACAATGAACCCAAAGCTATTCTAAGGATAGAATTCTACCATTACCCCGGCGATCTCAGTAGAAATGCACATTTTGGGTCTCCCCTAGATCTACTGAATCAGAAGTTTTGGGAGTGGGTTCTTCCAGAGAGCTGTTTCACAATCCCTGGGTGATTCAGGTGGAACATTTGACTCTGGGTttgaactcactagctgctctgggGAGAATGATGTGACaatttgcttctgtgaagatttacaacatTTGAGCCCGTACAGACAATTTTACTTGGTCCTACAGAGTCATTGTGAACCGAAATGTACTTGGTGGAAACACATTTTGGGGGGACGATTCTGTGGCGCACTTACGGTTGAGTACTGCATTGTTGGAgagtctttctttttccttttaattttttttacattttattaggggctaatacaactcttatcacaatccatacatatacatacatcaattgtataaagcacatccatacatactttgccctaatcattttcaaagcatttgctctttgcatcaggtcctcttttttccccctccctccctgctccccccttcctcatgagcctttgataatttatagattgttattttgtcatatcttgccctacccggagtctccctccccccattctctgccgtccatctcccagggaggaggtcacatgtggatccttgtaatcagttccccctttccaacccactcaccctctactctcgcagtatcgcccctcacacccctggtcctgaagggatcatccaccctggattccctgtgcctccagctcccatatgcaccagtgtacaacctctgccctatccagtcctgcaaggtagaattcggatcatggtagttggggggaggaagcatccaggatctgggggaaagctgtgttcttcatcggtactgcatcacaccctgactgacccatctcctctcctaaacccctctatgaggggaatctctagtggccaacaaatgggccttgggtttccactctgcacttcccccttcatacactatggtatatatatatataatttatttatttattattattattttttgcatgatgccttatacctggtccctttggcacttcatgatcgcacaggctggtgtgcttcttccatgtgggctttgttgtttctgagctagatggccgcttgttcaccttcaagcctttaagaccccagactctatctctttcgatagccgagcaccatcagctttcttcgccacatttgctatgcacccgtttgtcttcggcgatcgtatcatggaggtgtgcagccaatgatatgatgattttttgttctttgatgcctgataactgatcccttcgggaccactcgatcacaaaggctggtgtgttcttccatgtgggctttgttgcttctgagctagatggccacttgcttatcttcaagcctttaagaccccagacactacctcttttgatagccgggcaccatcagctttcttcaccaaatttacttgtttacccgctttggcttcagcagttgtgtcgggagggtgagcatcgtagaatgccaatttaataaaagaaagtattcatgcattgagggagtgcttgagtagaggcccaaggtccttccgccaccttaatactaaacctataaatatagacacatagatctatttctccatcctcatatatatatatttgcatgtacatgtctttgtctagacctccataaatgccccttgactcctagctttttcctccaTCGTTGGAGAGTCTTTCATGGAAGGGCCTGGGACTAGGAGAGTCCCTTTGGCCTAATTTCTGAGCCACCACGTTGTGCTCAGAACATTCCACCCCATTCAGCTTCTTCATGGCTATCTCTTCAGGAGCCAGGGGTAGTCTCCAGACTCCCTTCCACTCTGTCTGCATTTATTCAAGGTTTTCACTCTCATGTTTGTGTCCACAGATGAGTTCCTGGTGGTTGGCCCCAAGGAGCCCATCGTGGCAGTGCTGGGCAGGGACACCACACTACCCTGCCACTTGGCCTCGCCCATGAGTGTGGAGAACATGGAGCTGCGGTGGTTTCGATCCAAGTTCTCAGAAGCAGTGTTTGTCTACCAGAACCGGCAGGAGCAGAGGGAAGAGCAGATGCCAGAATACACAGGGAGGACCTCGttggtgaggaccttcctctccaaGGGGCAGGCTGCTGTGCACATCCAAAATATCCAGGTTTCTGATGACGGGCAGTACACCTGCTTCTTCAAGAAGGGAGACTTGTATGAAGAGGCCACTTTGGAGGTGAAGGTGGCAGGTTGGTGACTTGGTCTATATGTTCTAGAGTCCTGGCGGGTTGGAGTCTGGAGATGTCTCAGGGATGACTGAATTGAACTCCACATATTTCAGATGCAGAAAAGGAGACTCATTAAATCTTTCCTTCAGTGTAAATGCTATAGAACACCAGCCCAGTATTAGAGCATGCTCTCGGTGCCTAAGGGATCTCAATGAACCAAATAGAGATTGCTGTCCTGTGGAGTTCATGTTGTAAATGACAGGAAAATCACAATAAAGAAATAGGTCATAGATGATGTTAGACAGTGATCAGTTTTGCGGAAAAAAGGGAAAGCAGACCATGGGAGGGAGACCAGGATGTGAGGGTGGGGCCTGTGGAATGGGGACTGGGCTGAGCCTTAGGGAGGACGGGCTGTCTAATCAAAGGCTGGAAGAGAGTAGAGATTAAGCGAAGTGTCTAGCTGCTGGATGAGATTTCCACGCAGATCCAGTGCAAACTCCTTGGTGAGAGCGTGGTGGGTGAGTTGTAGGGACACATTAAGGTTGGTGGCAGTGAAAGAAGGACAGTGCAGGATGAGGGGTCAACCCTGGGAAAAACCTCTTCCTGCTTTAGGCTACACGGTGGGGGTGACTACTGTTGCCTGAAGTGATAAAAAGTGGTCTCTGGGGAGGAgatacttagctggcacttgaattcaACAGGCAAGGCCAAGGTTGAGGGACAGAATATTGCACACACAAAGCACCGGGTCGCTAATAACAATTCATCAGATAACCCTTGATGGGTAGAATAGGTGGGCCCTGAGGAGGCAGGCAGGAGAGGTTAGGGGATATTTGAGAGAAGTACTTGGGGAGGAAGGCAGAGGCCAGATCAGTGAAGGCTCTGTGTGCCATGTTCCCCGGGTTGGAGGCAGATTTGAGGAAATGTCAAGCAGTGGAAAGCTGGGAATGTCactctggcattctgtgaagccAGGGGAATGACTGTGTGCATGGAGTGCAGTTATGTGCAAGAGAGGATGGTGTCTGCCCCTGGGCAGTGGCAGTGGGATGGCACAGGAGTGGGCTGACACCAGTGAGATTTAGAAAGTAGAGTCAACTGATGGAGTCAATTTGGGGACATGAGAGtttggagggggaagagggaattAGAGCGACCCCCAAGAATTTTGCCTAAGATGTTTGCTGTTCACTGGTATCTTATTGATAATTAACAATTTCCCATCACTGTAATAATGCTATATAGCAATCAGTTAAAAAATTTCAGGACTATATATTAGCAAGCCTTTATATAATTTGACCAATTATAGAGTTCACGTAATCTTGGCTGGAGTAAACTAATCTCAAATGGATCATTTCTGGTCAGAGGAAGTGGTTGCCATGTGGACTTTGTGTTCTTGCATGGATGGGAGTCAAATAGTTGATCTAGAGTGGCTCCGGCTGGGTGGCAGGCAATGCTCCACACATCTCATCTTGTCCCATTCACAGAGACAGCAGAAGGCCCAGTTGTGCGAGCACTTTCCAAACGTCTGCTTGTGCCACATGCACTGATTTCTATGTGGCCACATTGTCACACGATCTATCCACGAGTCAGAGTGGAATGGCACCACAAAGTGAAGTGGCAAATGACAAGGTGGTTATAAAGAAGGGCAACTCCCTAGGTCTTTATTTGTATTCAATCTAGTAAACACAGGGTAAAAATAGAAGTCCTGTTATGTGTTTTAACTTCGAAAGACATATTAGAAATCCCCGTGAAGGTAACCTATGGGGTGGGGCTATGGATAGGAAGAAAAGGAATTAGGGAGACAGTGTTGCTTAATTGACAtaattttggatgagacctaaaAAGAGAAGCAGTGGGGGAGGAAGATGTCAGAGTGACCTTGCGATATGAGAGGAGTGAAGCTTCCAGGATAGTGCAGAGGGGTACCTCCCATTGGAATTTTTTCACagctatgtattttaattttttgtgtgtgaaaaacAACCTTACCACTATCCAAGCACTCtccgttacacttaatacatttgtaaaatctgtgattctatttttggaaacatttttccaactcATTTCTTTGGATGGCGGACAGTACCttcctcttcattttccccttcatttctgcattgtggaaacaaaaagaggtcacacgagtgaagtcaggtgagtcagttgcatggggcaagagaggcatgctgtttttaacccaaaactggtgcactgagatggctcgtGAGCAGGTGGTTGTGGTGACAAAACTAGTCCCTCGCCtcccacaaatcaagcctttttttttaaatcacaccctgttacacaatcttttcagaatctcttaatagaaagcttgattaacagtctgacttgttgGACAAACTCCAGAGGCACTACAAGTGGACAGTTTCATTTGTCCAGGAAgtcgatggacatccagaatgaggtttgtcaccaatcaacatttcaccttttttgaaatgagaaaaccactcctacacttgagtttatcccgcagtgctgtccttgtaagctgtgctcaacaccAATAACAGTTTCGGGTGCATTTTTcacaagcaagaaacaaaatttcacagctgcacatgcttctcttaaattggccattacaaaaaaccaggtttgagtgaaactgtctTTAATCAATAATTCAccgtgaccacagagaaccttcccaggggatgcccctgggtgcaccaactcagaaCTAGTTGTTCAATGCTTGCTTCATGGGAAAAAGACATACTATGAAAGCTTGGTTCTGATCAATGGAATTTCATGTACCCCCTCATAGCTCTAGATGTTCCAGACCGTAGACTGGATGGTCTGCTCTTAAGGTGTAGTGTGGGAAGAGAAGTAAAGCAGAGGCTCGGCAGAGTGATCTGAGAGATGAGACATCAGGCAACCAGGGAGTGGGACTAAGCCGACATAGAGCTGGTTTCCAGAGGGAGTCAGCAGTGTCACACGCTGAACGGAGACTGATTGCTTAGGGCTGAGGGCTGCAGGGTGACTTCTGGACTGCCAATAGCAGGTGTTGGTAATTCTTCAAGAATACTAattctccaagaatggaatagcaggagAAGCCACACTACTGGGCTTTTGAAGTATGTGATAGGTGGGAACATAGAGGTGTTCCTTGGTTACAAAGTTTATTGTTGTAAGAATGACAGAAGGAGACTAGACCATGTTGACATGTTTAGGAAAAGAGGTAGGTGGAGGGGAAGAGAGTAGCAAGAAGACTGGAGTAGAGAGCAGAGAgatgaaagagagaagagaagaagAAGGGAGAGGACACTTACATTCTTCTTGTAACGGTGCCATGTTTTTTTCTCCTGGCCTGGGGTGGGAGTATAGTGCTTTGCCCTTGATTGGTTCCCCCAGATGCACATCAAGGCTCCCCTGGGGGTGAAGTGGTTACAGGCCAGGCTGTTAGcttcaagggcagcagttgggaagcaggagtcactcaTTGAGAGGAAGACAGGTTTTCTGCTCTCTTAAcaattacagcctctgaaacccgccgaggcagttctaccctgctataaatcagaattgactccatgggagGTCGTTGGTTGGTAGGAGGAGGAGAGTGGGTGGAGGTGGGACACTAGCTTTGCTACCAGGAGGGGCAGCCCAGCCCAACTAAAAGCTCACTGCTGGAGGTGCAGATTCCCATACTCACCGAGGTTGTAGGCTGGAGtttaacagcccctgtgggtttcccaggctgagcagaaagccccatggacGTCCTTCCacactcagagtggctggtgggtttgaacggcgcttatggttagtagccctatgcataacccactgccacACCTGGCTTGGTGCTGCCTGGAGAGCAAGACCGAGACTCTCCGTGAGTTTTAAGGCCAGGGCAgggtctgcccctgcccctaggtCAAGGTACCCCTGGGCTCTCAAGCTTCCCTTCCACAGGTGTGGGCTCCGCCCCTCAGGTGCGCATCATGGGGCCGGAGGAAGATGGGGTCCGCGTGGTGTGCACGGCCTCCGGGTGGTTTCCGAAGCCCCAGGTGCAGTGGAGAGACCCGAGTGGAGAGAAACGCCTGGCTTTTTCTGAGACCCACCTCCAAGAAGCTGACGGGCTGTTCCGCGTGGAGGCCTCGCTGGTGCTGAGAGACAGCTCCGTGCAGAACGTGACCTGCTCCCTCCGCAACCCCGTCTTAGACCAGGAGAAGGTGAAGGCCATTTTCATCCCAGGTCAGCGCTGTTCCTGCTCTGGGCTGGGGGAAAGGGGTCCCTGACTGTGCTGGCTGTCCTGGCcggactgtaccctgactggggcTTTGGTTGGGCTCAGAGCCCTTCTTCCCAAAGGCCTCTCCTTGGATGGTAACCGTGACCCTGACGGTGCTGGGGCTCCTCGTCGCTGGGGCTGCTTATTTTCTCTACAAAGAACATGCAGCAAAGCAGCAGGCAAAGAAGGAAGAGCAGAATCTTCAGCGGGCTGAGGATGAGAACAGGCAGGAAGCAGAAGAATGCACAGGGTGCATAGGTAAGGCAGGGGAAGGGCCAGGCTGGGTGAGGGTGGGGCCGgtgctgagagagaaagctgacagCAGGTGCAGCCCTGGGGCTGTGGCATCCAGAGACCGCAGGGCCTCTGCCCTGAGCAGAGATCCCCAGAGGGCAGCTGGGGCCCTGGAAGTGTGGATGGTTCTGGAAGGGGGAGCTCTCCAGTCTACAGAGGAGGTTGATCTGTGGGTGCTCCAGCTtactatttttccttttcttagaGCTGGAAGCTCAtgctttttccctttctttcagcTGAACTCCGGGCAGAGCTGGGTAAGTTCTCCCTCCTGAGCTCCCCGGGTCCAGTGTGGGAAAGACACTGGCAGTGAGCTCACTTCTTTCCTGTGTGTTGCCTTTCAGAATGGAGGAAGGAGGTTTACCAGGCTGGTGAGTGAGTCTCCGGTCATCCCTGGGTCTCCTAGCCCCACTGAGCCCAAGTGGGATGTCCCCTCTCCTAGTGTCTCTCTGTCATAGACAGAAGAACTCTGTTGCTGGGGGTAGAAGTGGAAGGTGGTGGGAGGAGtaatcccagacctggggctctcctaGATATGAGACTCTGCTTCCCTCTCAGTACTGGGACCTGGAATCTGCCCTGCTCCTGCATCTTCTCTTCGTAGCTCAGCCTGTGCACCACACGATAGTGCTCTAGCCTCTGGTGCAGCCAGCTCTTGTTCTGCACCTGGAAGCCAAAAGGTCAGGGATGTCATGAAAGGAGCTGTATAAATAAATGAGGCCATTAACTTATGGCCTTAGGATGTGCCCCAccaacctcccagaattctctctTCTGGGAGTGTCAGTTCACAGAGGACTGGGATGAACACGTCGGCAAATGTGATGAGTCAAGATTTCCCCAGAGTGGACACATTTATAtctccagaaaaacaaaaacaaccccaaatGGTAGCCCACTTTTATCCCGGAGTTGGCTgtacatttattttgtcttttgttgttccTCTGTGGTACGTTTCTAGATATTTATTTTCCAGAAAAAGAATTGAGGAAACAATGCTTTCTTATAATTAGGAACTCACTTACATTTGAGTAGTTAAAATCACTTCACACTACTCTGTGATTCTTAGGGGACTGGAGAACAGGAGAGTTGAGGTTTCTGGGGCACAGAACAGGTAAGAGACTTGTACAAACTCCCACAGCAATAGCAGGACAGCGGGCAGCTTGAAGAGTCATGCTGGCCTCCTGACTCGTGGCCACAGAGATTTCCCACCATCCCAGGCCAGCGAGGCACACTGCAggagctcatctccttcccagcaTCCTTTAGGAGAGAGGGGAGGATGGGGCCACTGGATTCATAGATTCTGACTGTAGTCTCACCAGAGGTGTGTTCCCTTGCAGCCTGGAGTAAGGCACAGCTGTATGCAGGTAAGTGTCATCATTGTTTCCTGTGGCCTCCAGTCCCTCATCCCCAGGGGTTTCTGTCTTTGACCTGCTCTTCCTTTACACGTGCACCCCACACCAGGATAGGACTGGTGTAACACCTGCTCTCTTGCCCCTTTCGTCACCTCATTGGATATTATCAGGAggggtcagtccctggaaaaggacatcttgcttggtgatGTAGAGAGCCAGCggcaaagaggaagacactccacaagatggattgacacaacggCTGCAGCAATGCGCTCAAACCTAGCAATGAGGATGAGCATGAGctaggactgggcagtgatttTTCGTATGTAGGTTCGGTATGAGCGAGAGTGGCTCCAACAGCACCGAAGTACAATAATAACGCGCAGACTGCAGCAACTCCTGTTGGCTTTCTCGACTGCCGGCCACTATTAGCAATGTCCTCTGAAAACATGTTGTTCACCAGATACTTCTATTAATGTTATCAGTGACAATGGAGAGTTCAAATACCTAGAAGGACAGGATTTAGAATTTCAAAGTCAAATGTCTCTTCCCAcgcccttccttcccccccacattCTTCTTTAGTTATTTTTAGCAATTATGAAAACTAAGGTCtttatgaaacacaagcaaaacaAAGCTCACGTTTCTCTAAGCGGTCATATGGGTCAGCCTGACCGTTGTATCTGAACTTCTTTCCATCAAGCCTATCAACAAAGACAGAAATGCCAGTACTTATAGAACTGGGTGAACCTGTACAGTACAGATGGTGATCATAGGTTGACATATTTTTGTGTGCAAGAAGCATAGCATTTACTTATTTCTAAACATGATAAAAACTTGTTCCTTAGTCCTGAGGAGGTGTTGCGTAATTCCTCAGAAACAAAGTTAAAAGCATGCTGGAGATTTGTTATTCCATTACATAATTCATGAATCGCCACTGGGTGTTGTACCTGAGGTTAGACATGATGGGATTTTTATAGCTTAAGGAACAAAGGAAGTCAGGAAAATCTAAACAGTTTTATGAATCATATTTTCATAAGAATATCTCttgaaatcttttctttcttagaaATGTGTTGGGCTAAGAGGACAAATGGCAAAGGTCTAAGGAATTAGTATCTGCCGATGCTGGTTAGTGCGGAATAGAGGTTGTAAGAGTTCTAGTGGAATATAAATGGAAAGAAACAAGCTAGTAGTATCTCTAAAGTTTAGGTTACATAGTAGCTTAAATCTTTGCCCTGTAGAAGCGCTGCTCTCCAGACTTGATAGAAATGTCCACATTTTGTTTTAGTCTCTACCAAGACTTCTAGCCTCCATAACTTCTCCCCTTTATCCAGTGTCTGTTAGCCGGAATGATAGTTCTTCTCCAAGGACCTTAGCCAGTTACCAGTATGTCAAAAGGTACAAAATTACatatagttttcatttttatatttattttgtaaCCAGTTCTATTTGGACatgatccacatatcatacaattcaatagttcaatcatatatgTTGCTTTCTTGTTGAAAAATGTGGTTGGTTAAAGTTTAGTTTCTTACCATTGACCCACAGGACTAGTAGGCTTAGGTCAACAGCATTCCAAAGAAGTTCCATAGTtaattaacaataacaacataaacaaaaaaattttataatTGTAAAAGTAGATATAAAGATTAattgaaagaaacaaaagaaagttaatattttatttcatcatttccctGAGATCCAAATAAGTTAGAATTTCCAATAAAAAGGGATCAGGATCATTGAGATTTGACAGCATGTTTtgcatagggagccctggtggcattgggcCCTCAAGCAGGCTCTTATCTATTTGAGGTTTCCCCAATCTTTGAAAAAATAAACTTAAGTATTAAATACCATTAATTATTAAGTATTGTTTAATTATAATTAATGATTTATAATGATTAAGTCGATCTAGTTAGCATTGGGTTACGAACAATATTCAAGCATTCCAGcacctccacaggaaaaagatgagtcttCCAGTTCTTATAATGATTTAGAGTCTCAGGAACCTTTTATAAGACTGCCatgtgttggaatcgacttgttggcagtggttTGTATGTATGGTGTGTGGCTCTGTTGGCAGTGTATGTCtgtagtgtggggtgggggtggagttgcATATGGGAAACATGAAGCGAGCTGTTATCAGGGATATATTCTCCTTTAGCAATTTGTATAAAGGTAGATTCACTAGTAAAAGCCTGGAATCCATATCTAACAATAAGTGAACAAACCATCCTAAAAATTCTTGGTTTTAGGAGGTGGGAAACTGAGGATGGCTGTGTTTTGGTTGGAGTCTAATGCAACACCTTCAGCAGAAAGGTGTCTCCCAATATTTGACCTGGGTGGAGTCCTGCTGGAGTGTTTCTTTAGAAGCCTTATATGCTTTATGAACCCTCTGGGTAAGTGAATACAGGCTGTCAGAAGTACAATCAGTTTCATGTCGGAGCCTTCTGacgagtcgaacagtcctgaaagggggagtgattattaagaaaaaaagagagaaggtagtgggaggacaacagtgaatactgatGCCCTGAGTTTATTCCACagtctccttttatccatgcagaaaaacCCGGGGttataattatctcattgttaagcaagcacatttgatacacataaggACCTCTTATGTTCTGCCAAGCCaggcatccttgagaaaattaaacaacctgttttcccagaccttgcatacttccTTGCTCTTGTTCTTAACCGTCTGC harbors:
- the LOC142452585 gene encoding butyrophilin-like protein 1, which gives rise to MEGGSSFSLRCHLSLLLLLLQLPSWGRADEFLVVGPKEPIVAVLGRDTTLPCHLASPMSVENMELRWFRSKFSEAVFVYQNRQEQREEQMPEYTGRTSLVRTFLSKGQAAVHIQNIQVSDDGQYTCFFKKGDLYEEATLEVKVAGVGSAPQVRIMGPEEDGVRVVCTASGWFPKPQVQWRDPSGEKRLAFSETHLQEADGLFRVEASLVLRDSSVQNVTCSLRNPVLDQEKVKAIFIPEPFFPKASPWMVTVTLTVLGLLVAGAAYFLYKEHAAKQQAKKEEQNLQRAEDENRQEAEECTGCIAELRAELEWRKEVYQAAWSKAQLYADWRKEQFQAWSVTLDLSSAHANLALSQENTSITLRTGNDVLSDVRCSVLGHQGITAGQCHWEVEVRDGDKGDWTMGVCREDTDRKGWFRECPEKGFWAVGHFSEDFCACTTPLTVLTLREFPCRLGVFLDYDGGDVSFYNMTDGSHVFSFSQAPFSGTLSPYFMINSGPVSLTVCSMGDEPRGLSNKSPPLGGQPSPPGEGLSSGSDGDGVLAGPESPLLSRAPQTVSP